A region of Meiothermus cerbereus DSM 11376 DNA encodes the following proteins:
- a CDS encoding MBL fold metallo-hydrolase, which translates to MLFKQIYEEGLAQGSYFIGCQSAGTAVVVDPRRDIQVYLDEAQKNGMKIVAITETHIHADYLSGARELAKATGAKLYLSDEGDENWKYKGLEGFDYQLVRDGDQIKLGNITLTVVHTPGHTPEHISFLVQDGAAASEPGFFLTGDFVFVGDIGRPDLLEEAAGILGTAEPGARRMFKSLKEKFLTLPDYVQVWPGHGAGSACGKGLGAVASTTVGYERRFAWWADYLRTGDEEGFVKALLSGQPEAPYYFARMKRLNRDGMPILGRLPEPPHLTPEQFEQQLKQGALLVDTRDKLAFAGGHLKGAINIPAGKSFSTWAGWLLPYDRDLILLAGPERVGELVKQLIRIGLDRVVGYIPGLEGYAQGELETVPQITAAQAKALWEKGEAAILDVRGADEYQAAHIPGAQNIHAGRVMNNLERIPKDKPVVVHCLGGDRSSTAISALMGAGFTNLINLTGGIRAWQQEGFPIEKGSARDLVSA; encoded by the coding sequence ATGCTCTTCAAGCAAATCTACGAGGAAGGACTGGCGCAAGGCAGCTACTTCATCGGTTGTCAGTCGGCAGGTACCGCGGTGGTGGTAGACCCCCGGCGCGATATCCAGGTCTACCTGGACGAAGCCCAGAAGAACGGTATGAAGATTGTGGCCATCACCGAGACCCACATCCACGCCGACTACCTTTCGGGCGCCCGCGAGCTGGCCAAGGCCACCGGGGCTAAGCTGTACCTCAGCGACGAGGGCGACGAAAACTGGAAGTACAAAGGCCTCGAGGGCTTCGACTATCAGCTCGTGCGCGATGGCGACCAGATCAAGCTGGGCAACATCACCCTCACGGTAGTGCATACCCCCGGCCACACCCCCGAGCACATCAGCTTTTTGGTGCAGGACGGCGCAGCCGCCAGCGAGCCGGGCTTCTTCCTGACCGGCGACTTTGTGTTCGTGGGCGATATTGGCCGCCCCGACCTGCTGGAAGAGGCCGCCGGCATCCTGGGCACTGCCGAGCCCGGTGCGCGGCGCATGTTCAAGAGCCTTAAGGAAAAATTCCTCACCCTGCCCGACTACGTGCAGGTCTGGCCGGGCCACGGGGCCGGTAGCGCCTGCGGCAAAGGGCTGGGAGCCGTAGCCAGCACCACCGTGGGCTACGAGCGCCGCTTTGCCTGGTGGGCCGACTACCTGCGTACAGGCGACGAAGAAGGCTTCGTAAAGGCCCTGCTCTCGGGCCAGCCCGAAGCCCCCTACTACTTTGCCCGGATGAAGCGGCTCAACCGCGACGGGATGCCCATCCTGGGACGCTTGCCCGAACCCCCCCATCTCACCCCCGAGCAGTTTGAGCAGCAGCTCAAGCAAGGGGCCTTGCTGGTGGACACCCGCGACAAGCTGGCCTTTGCCGGCGGGCACCTAAAGGGAGCCATCAACATCCCGGCGGGCAAGAGCTTCAGCACCTGGGCCGGCTGGCTGCTGCCCTACGACCGCGACCTGATCCTGCTGGCTGGCCCCGAGCGGGTGGGCGAGCTGGTCAAGCAGCTTATTCGCATCGGGCTGGATCGGGTGGTGGGGTATATCCCGGGCCTCGAGGGCTACGCGCAAGGCGAGCTCGAGACCGTTCCCCAGATCACCGCAGCCCAGGCCAAGGCCCTGTGGGAAAAGGGCGAGGCCGCCATCCTGGACGTGCGCGGGGCCGACGAGTACCAGGCCGCTCACATCCCCGGAGCCCAGAACATCCACGCCGGGCGGGTGATGAACAACCTGGAGCGCATCCCCAAAGACAAGCCGGTGGTGGTGCACTGCCTGGGCGGCGACCGCTCCTCCACCGCCATCAGCGCGCTGATGGGCGCAGGCTTTACCAACCTCATCAATCTCACCGGCGGCATCCGGGCCTGGCAGCAGGAGGGCTTCCCCATCGAAAAAGGCTCGGCCCGCGATCTTGTAAGCGCCTAA
- a CDS encoding rhodanese-like domain-containing protein: protein MNLSVKTAYQTLERFQVVDIREPQEWAEGLLPGALRLPLSRLEALAPLYLEREQPVLLYCRSGNRSQEARQILQNLGHPKVWHLEGGLKAWCEAGIPCASPV from the coding sequence ATGAATCTATCTGTCAAAACCGCCTATCAAACCCTGGAACGCTTTCAAGTGGTGGACATCCGCGAGCCCCAAGAGTGGGCCGAGGGGCTCCTGCCGGGGGCTTTGCGCCTGCCTTTGTCCAGGCTAGAGGCCCTGGCCCCCCTGTACCTCGAGCGCGAACAGCCGGTGCTCCTGTACTGCCGCAGCGGCAACCGTTCGCAGGAAGCCCGTCAAATCCTGCAAAACCTGGGCCACCCCAAGGTCTGGCACCTCGAGGGCGGCCTCAAAGCCTGGTGTGAAGCCGGCATTCCCTGTGCAAGCCCCGTCTAA
- a CDS encoding rhodanese-like domain-containing protein: MLTAPYKDINPQEARKLHEQNTLFVDVREPEEFAQVRIEGAQLIPLSEFAGRYQELPKDQPVVLYCRSGNRSAQAAAWLSAKGYTNLLNLDGGIMAWYQAGLPLDTEPLEATYQDTAFTELTPHEAQQWIREGAYVVDVREPYEYAMGHVPGAVNIPLGRFVSEVGKLPKDRRLVVVCASGGRSAQASEYLVGHGFAKEKVGNLEGGTYGWMSAGLEVER; this comes from the coding sequence ATGCTTACTGCTCCATACAAAGACATCAACCCCCAAGAAGCCCGCAAGCTGCACGAGCAAAACACTCTTTTTGTTGATGTGCGCGAACCTGAGGAGTTTGCCCAGGTGCGCATCGAGGGTGCACAGCTCATCCCCTTGTCGGAGTTTGCCGGACGCTATCAGGAACTGCCCAAAGATCAGCCGGTGGTGCTCTACTGCCGCAGCGGCAACCGCAGCGCCCAGGCCGCAGCCTGGCTCTCGGCCAAGGGCTATACCAACCTGCTCAACCTCGATGGGGGCATTATGGCCTGGTACCAGGCCGGGCTGCCGCTGGATACCGAGCCCCTCGAGGCCACCTACCAGGACACCGCCTTCACCGAGCTCACCCCCCACGAAGCCCAGCAGTGGATTCGGGAAGGGGCCTATGTGGTGGACGTGCGCGAACCCTACGAGTACGCCATGGGGCACGTGCCCGGCGCGGTCAACATCCCCCTGGGGCGCTTTGTGAGCGAGGTGGGCAAGCTGCCCAAAGACCGCAGGCTGGTGGTGGTCTGCGCCTCGGGAGGCCGCTCCGCGCAGGCCTCTGAATATCTGGTAGGGCATGGCTTCGCCAAAGAAAAGGTGGGCAACCTCGAGGGCGGCACCTACGGCTGGATGAGCGCAGGGCTCGAGGTAGAGCGTTGA
- a CDS encoding rhodanese-like domain-containing protein, translating into MIGWLKNLLGGGAAVGRLSPAEAYEKARAGAIILDVRTPLERKEGKIPGSQALPLDKLASEWEKLPKDKEIICQCRSGARSAQAARFLAAKGYKVYNLVGGLEAWKQHKLPVK; encoded by the coding sequence TTGATCGGCTGGCTCAAAAACCTGCTGGGGGGTGGGGCAGCAGTGGGCCGCCTCAGCCCTGCTGAGGCCTACGAAAAGGCCAGGGCCGGGGCCATTATCCTGGACGTGCGCACCCCATTAGAGCGCAAGGAAGGTAAAATCCCTGGCTCACAGGCTCTACCCCTCGACAAGCTGGCTAGCGAATGGGAGAAACTGCCCAAGGATAAAGAGATCATCTGCCAGTGCCGCAGCGGCGCACGCAGTGCCCAGGCCGCGCGCTTTCTGGCCGCCAAGGGCTACAAGGTCTACAATCTGGTGGGCGGCCTCGAGGCCTGGAAACAGCACAAGCTCCCGGTGAAGTGA
- a CDS encoding rhodanese-like domain-containing protein, whose translation MYDIFPNELSLWQKRGALLLDVRSPEEFASGHIPGSRNLPLEQLLDTPQSLKSPIVTICATGSRAGLAAEVLGYEGFEVGKLVGGIQGYRALGYPLERSTPPEEVEVPFRPEEAPCS comes from the coding sequence ATGTACGACATTTTCCCCAACGAGCTTTCCCTCTGGCAAAAACGCGGTGCGCTGCTCTTGGATGTGCGCTCACCGGAGGAGTTTGCCAGTGGGCACATTCCGGGCTCGCGTAACCTTCCCCTCGAGCAGCTCCTAGACACGCCCCAATCCCTAAAAAGCCCTATCGTAACCATCTGCGCTACGGGCAGCCGGGCAGGGTTGGCTGCGGAGGTGCTGGGGTACGAGGGCTTCGAGGTGGGCAAGCTGGTGGGGGGCATTCAGGGGTATAGGGCCCTGGGATACCCGCTCGAGCGCTCCACTCCCCCAGAAGAGGTCGAGGTGCCCTTTAGACCCGAGGAGGCTCCATGCTCCTAG
- a CDS encoding sulfite exporter TauE/SafE family protein, with protein sequence MLLAWMGAILIGLALGMLGSGGSILTVPILVYLVGEPDKLAIAESLAIVGLIALVGAVPYALKGLIDWRNVLFFGLPGMAGTYLGAYFSKWVPGVWQLGLFAVVMLLAAYMMFRPPRLEATPQKRAYFKIVVDGLVVGVLTGLVGVGGGFLIVPALVLLGGLPMHLAVGTSLLIVAMKSASGFYKYLHLLPEQGYTVHWDIVLIFAALGIAGSLFGGRLAASIPQLALRRGFAGFLVVMGVFILWQNLPKVLHG encoded by the coding sequence ATGCTCCTAGCCTGGATGGGTGCAATTCTCATCGGTCTGGCCCTGGGGATGCTGGGCTCGGGGGGCTCGATTCTCACCGTGCCCATCCTGGTCTACCTGGTGGGGGAACCCGACAAGCTGGCCATCGCCGAGTCGCTGGCTATTGTGGGCCTGATCGCCTTGGTAGGGGCTGTGCCCTACGCCCTGAAGGGCCTGATCGACTGGCGCAATGTGCTGTTTTTTGGCCTGCCGGGCATGGCCGGCACCTACCTGGGGGCCTATTTTTCCAAGTGGGTGCCGGGGGTCTGGCAGCTGGGGCTGTTTGCGGTGGTAATGCTGCTGGCCGCTTACATGATGTTCCGCCCACCCAGGCTCGAGGCCACCCCGCAGAAGCGCGCCTACTTCAAGATTGTTGTGGATGGCCTGGTGGTAGGCGTCCTGACCGGCCTGGTTGGGGTGGGCGGGGGCTTCCTGATTGTCCCGGCCCTGGTTTTGCTGGGCGGGCTGCCCATGCACCTGGCGGTGGGTACGAGCCTGCTGATTGTAGCGATGAAGTCGGCCAGCGGCTTCTACAAATACCTGCACCTGCTGCCCGAGCAGGGCTACACCGTACACTGGGACATCGTGCTGATCTTCGCGGCGCTGGGCATCGCGGGCAGCTTGTTTGGGGGCCGCCTGGCCGCCTCCATTCCCCAGCTTGCCCTGCGGCGCGGCTTCGCCGGGTTTTTGGTAGTGATGGGGGTTTTTATCCTGTGGCAGAACCTGCCCAAGGTGTTACATGGCTAG
- a CDS encoding CZB domain-containing protein codes for MNLFDWLRNWGRKQPTEAPKLESEEQHFMGLDVQAVINTHLAWRKRLEDCILGHSNEELDISVIMQDNQCQLGQWLYGQAARSTLALHPEFAALRETHRTFHLYAARVLQTLRMRGVEAAQTMLETEFDRLSKDIVFNLAALMHKERTLH; via the coding sequence ATGAACCTTTTTGATTGGCTCCGCAACTGGGGCCGTAAACAACCCACGGAGGCCCCCAAATTAGAATCAGAAGAACAACACTTCATGGGCCTGGATGTGCAGGCGGTCATTAATACCCACCTGGCCTGGCGCAAACGGCTCGAGGACTGCATTCTAGGTCACTCCAACGAAGAGCTAGACATCAGCGTCATCATGCAGGACAACCAGTGCCAGCTGGGTCAGTGGCTTTATGGTCAAGCCGCTCGCAGCACCCTGGCCCTGCATCCCGAGTTTGCGGCCCTGCGCGAAACACACCGTACTTTCCACCTGTACGCTGCACGGGTGCTACAGACCCTGCGCATGCGGGGGGTGGAGGCCGCTCAGACCATGCTCGAGACCGAATTTGACCGCCTGTCCAAAGACATCGTGTTCAACCTGGCCGCCCTCATGCACAAGGAGCGCACCCTCCATTAA
- a CDS encoding TlpA family protein disulfide reductase, translating to MKRWLATLILFAVGLAVSPGQVAPDFRLRDISGKVYTLASFKGKPVVITFWASWCPICRAEFPKLHQIAQEYQVPFVVISREPRDTEQVVRDYMKNYPRFLPLLAQPGGDNPVAVANRYKALGQPWTFVLDGEGRVVNVYAGKVEVESLKDDLALAGYQ from the coding sequence ATGAAACGCTGGTTGGCAACTTTAATTTTGTTTGCGGTGGGCCTGGCCGTTTCTCCGGGGCAGGTGGCACCCGACTTTCGCTTGCGGGATATCTCTGGCAAGGTGTACACCCTGGCCAGCTTTAAGGGCAAGCCGGTGGTGATTACGTTTTGGGCTAGCTGGTGCCCTATCTGCCGGGCCGAGTTCCCCAAGCTGCACCAGATTGCACAAGAGTATCAGGTGCCTTTTGTGGTGATTAGCCGGGAGCCGCGCGATACCGAGCAGGTGGTGCGGGATTACATGAAAAACTACCCGCGCTTTCTCCCGCTTTTGGCCCAGCCGGGTGGCGACAACCCGGTGGCCGTGGCCAACCGCTATAAGGCGCTGGGCCAGCCCTGGACTTTTGTGCTCGATGGCGAGGGCAGGGTGGTGAACGTTTATGCCGGCAAGGTGGAGGTGGAGTCCCTCAAGGACGACCTGGCCCTGGCGGGCTACCAGTAA
- a CDS encoding thioredoxin family protein, whose product MRYILLSIIGALLTANAQGVDFDRWYPYAQASQYAQMHGRILMVYFWSGVCPYCDQMNTHVLSDPAVSSVLERRFVVASVDSHSPEGRALSAQMRAFGTPSFVFFVPQGGTLKEAGRLFGSRTRAQFLSELQQICAKVGGEGCG is encoded by the coding sequence ATGCGATACATTTTGTTATCAATCATCGGGGCCTTACTGACGGCCAACGCCCAGGGGGTGGATTTTGACCGCTGGTATCCCTATGCCCAGGCCAGCCAGTATGCCCAGATGCACGGGCGCATCCTGATGGTCTATTTCTGGAGTGGGGTCTGTCCTTACTGCGACCAAATGAACACCCATGTTCTTTCCGACCCGGCGGTCTCGAGCGTCCTCGAGCGCCGCTTTGTGGTGGCCAGCGTGGACAGTCATAGCCCCGAAGGACGCGCCCTCAGCGCGCAAATGCGGGCATTTGGCACCCCAAGTTTTGTCTTCTTCGTACCCCAGGGGGGTACGTTGAAAGAGGCGGGTCGGCTCTTTGGTAGCCGTACCCGTGCACAGTTTCTGAGCGAACTGCAACAGATCTGTGCGAAAGTGGGAGGTGAAGGTTGTGGATAG
- the soxY gene encoding thiosulfate oxidation carrier protein SoxY, whose amino-acid sequence MDRRKFLKASAGAVAGTLLAHQLTSALAQGGLEGEDIANLEKGLQQVLGKSFKDLTASPQVKLVAPTIAESGANVPVEIEASLPADQVKAIHCFSDKNANPLLFTVVLSGVLPYYATRVRVAETAPVRAVVETKDGKFLMASQSVRVTVGGCG is encoded by the coding sequence GTGGATAGAAGAAAATTTTTGAAAGCATCGGCAGGGGCTGTTGCCGGAACCCTGTTGGCTCATCAGCTCACCTCGGCACTGGCCCAAGGGGGCCTCGAGGGCGAGGATATTGCCAACCTTGAAAAGGGCTTGCAGCAAGTGCTGGGCAAGAGCTTCAAAGACTTGACAGCCTCGCCCCAGGTTAAGCTGGTGGCCCCTACCATCGCGGAGTCGGGCGCCAACGTACCGGTGGAGATCGAGGCCAGCCTGCCCGCCGACCAGGTCAAGGCCATTCACTGCTTCAGCGACAAAAACGCCAATCCCCTGCTCTTCACGGTCGTTCTTAGCGGGGTCTTGCCCTACTACGCCACCCGCGTGCGGGTCGCCGAAACCGCCCCGGTACGGGCCGTGGTCGAAACCAAAGACGGCAAGTTCTTGATGGCCTCGCAGTCGGTACGTGTCACTGTAGGCGGTTGCGGTTAA
- the soxZ gene encoding thiosulfate oxidation carrier complex protein SoxZ produces MAINILVRFTPAKPKAGEEVRVQVVVQHPMEPGTRKDANGKLIPADYINEVNITMDGQLIAQVKPGPGTSANPLFAFKMKASKAGQLKVTCKDLNGQTGERTADLTLA; encoded by the coding sequence ATGGCGATTAACATTCTGGTTCGTTTCACCCCAGCTAAACCCAAAGCCGGCGAAGAGGTTCGGGTGCAGGTCGTCGTGCAGCACCCCATGGAGCCTGGTACCCGTAAGGATGCCAATGGCAAGCTGATTCCAGCCGATTACATCAACGAGGTCAACATTACGATGGATGGGCAACTCATCGCCCAGGTCAAGCCCGGCCCCGGCACCAGCGCCAACCCTTTGTTTGCTTTCAAGATGAAGGCCAGCAAAGCGGGCCAGCTTAAGGTCACCTGCAAAGACCTGAACGGCCAAACCGGCGAAAGAACCGCAGACCTGACCCTGGCCTAG
- the soxA gene encoding sulfur oxidation c-type cytochrome SoxA: MGRFWRLVGAVALALFSLMVLAQEEDDPVKEAEKQKKQLLEQSGGILPSDLYVEQGEQLFKAKRGPKQVSLEACDFGRGPGKLEGVVGRLPRYFFDTRRVEDLDSRIRTCMIRLQGFRPEEIRRADVVAIAFYLASLSNGQPVTVRPLMPQEKKLYELGERLFYLRAGPRDMGCATCHVTYVGKRAGVLPYSDILKDKRAASHWPAFRYSNDQAWTMADRIRACYSNLSMPAPDFYSDPIIALTLFMNVQANGARMDLPGFIR; this comes from the coding sequence ATGGGTCGCTTCTGGCGTTTGGTAGGGGCGGTTGCTCTAGCCCTTTTTAGCCTGATGGTGTTGGCCCAGGAAGAAGACGATCCGGTCAAGGAGGCCGAGAAGCAGAAGAAGCAGCTTCTGGAGCAGAGCGGGGGGATTCTTCCCAGCGACCTTTATGTAGAGCAGGGCGAGCAGTTGTTCAAAGCCAAGCGTGGGCCCAAGCAGGTGAGCCTCGAGGCCTGCGACTTTGGCCGAGGGCCGGGGAAGCTCGAGGGGGTGGTGGGGCGGCTGCCCCGCTACTTCTTCGATACCAGGCGGGTCGAAGACCTCGACTCGCGCATTCGCACCTGCATGATTCGCCTGCAGGGCTTCCGCCCTGAGGAAATTCGGCGTGCTGACGTGGTAGCCATTGCTTTCTACCTGGCCTCGCTCTCCAACGGGCAGCCGGTCACGGTGCGTCCCTTGATGCCCCAGGAGAAAAAGCTCTACGAGCTCGGCGAGCGGCTCTTTTATCTGCGGGCTGGCCCGCGCGACATGGGCTGTGCCACCTGCCATGTGACCTACGTGGGCAAGCGGGCGGGGGTTCTCCCCTACTCCGACATCCTCAAGGACAAGCGAGCCGCCAGCCACTGGCCGGCTTTCCGCTACTCCAACGACCAGGCCTGGACCATGGCCGATCGTATCCGGGCTTGCTACAGCAACCTCAGCATGCCCGCGCCCGACTTCTACTCCGACCCCATCATTGCCCTGACCCTCTTTATGAACGTCCAGGCCAACGGGGCCCGGATGGATCTACCCGGTTTCATACGCTAG
- the soxX gene encoding sulfur oxidation c-type cytochrome SoxX — MRRFYIITLLLILLGLASGQTGPSYITPELQRLIQAGGQNYSNTLLRQASDQALCSIHRNRLPADVLGPFIEAQRQTIKYPADGKLMGDWKKGEAIFNTLARGNCFSCHVGSPLNIGGNVGPSLEKYGQRGTSEAVQKYTYEVIYNTWAYFPCTVMYRFGHNGLLKPEEIADVVAYLLDPASDFNTKPALKR; from the coding sequence GTGCGGCGCTTTTACATAATTACGTTGCTCCTCATACTCCTTGGCCTGGCCAGCGGCCAAACCGGCCCGTCTTACATCACCCCGGAACTCCAGCGGCTGATCCAAGCGGGGGGCCAGAACTACTCGAATACCTTGCTCAGACAAGCCTCCGACCAGGCCCTTTGCTCCATCCACCGCAATAGGCTACCCGCCGATGTGCTCGGCCCCTTCATCGAGGCCCAGCGCCAAACCATCAAGTACCCCGCCGATGGCAAGCTGATGGGCGACTGGAAAAAAGGCGAAGCCATCTTCAACACGCTGGCCCGCGGCAACTGCTTCTCCTGCCATGTGGGCTCGCCACTCAACATCGGCGGCAATGTGGGGCCCAGCCTGGAGAAGTACGGCCAGCGCGGCACTTCCGAAGCAGTTCAGAAATATACCTACGAGGTGATCTACAACACCTGGGCCTACTTCCCCTGTACGGTGATGTACCGCTTCGGGCATAATGGTTTGCTTAAACCCGAGGAGATAGCCGACGTGGTGGCCTACCTGCTCGACCCGGCCTCGGACTTCAACACCAAACCGGCGCTTAAGCGCTAG
- the soxB gene encoding thiosulfohydrolase SoxB — protein sequence MTRRELVQLLLALGITSPKAFAQAMERPEALYDLPPFGNVTLLFNTDLHAQLRPHYFMEPPNLLAAKALEGKPGYLAGEAFLRYYGIRRGSLEAYVFSSVDFAALAQRFGPMGGGAYIGALIKQQKAQAGEKRTLVLDGGDTWTNSGISLLTKGQVVVDWMNRVGFDHMVFHWEYTLGRARVEELVKQLQAQIVSFNIVDDLFGDPIYEPYAIHEIGGYTLGIIGSTFPYVKVSHPEEFSEGLSFGIRENELQKYVDELRGKGVDAVVLLSHNGVPLDLALAGRIKGLDLILTGHTHDFTPAPIRVGQTWLVAGGSAGKAVVRVDLEMRKGGIADIRAKTLPVATNLIKPDPGLEAFIREAYAPHLDYLDQVLGTSETLLYKRDSTYSTLDELAGRAVRAAYPEVEVAFSTGTRWGTAILPGQPITMDKILAFTGFTYPEVYVFKLKGDRLQAVLEDVAANTFNPDPFYQQGGDMSRVFGLSYDLAVNAPTGQRIRNVAIQGRRLDPNREYTLASFGGRLQRSGTLVEKYTPRPIYDLIAEYLKQVKTVNIPPRPSMRVLDQRYVLPG from the coding sequence ATGACCCGACGTGAACTGGTACAACTCTTGCTGGCCTTGGGTATTACCTCCCCCAAAGCCTTTGCCCAGGCCATGGAACGCCCCGAGGCGCTCTACGACCTGCCCCCCTTCGGCAATGTTACGCTGCTCTTCAACACCGACCTGCACGCCCAACTGCGGCCCCACTACTTTATGGAGCCGCCCAACCTGCTGGCGGCCAAAGCCCTGGAAGGCAAGCCTGGCTATCTGGCCGGTGAGGCTTTTTTGCGCTACTACGGTATCCGACGGGGTAGCCTGGAAGCCTACGTGTTTTCCTCGGTAGACTTTGCGGCCCTGGCCCAGCGCTTTGGCCCGATGGGCGGTGGGGCCTACATCGGCGCCCTCATCAAACAGCAAAAAGCCCAGGCAGGGGAAAAGCGCACCCTGGTGCTGGACGGCGGCGATACCTGGACCAACTCCGGCATCTCGCTTTTGACCAAGGGGCAGGTGGTGGTGGACTGGATGAACCGGGTGGGTTTCGACCACATGGTCTTCCACTGGGAGTACACCCTGGGCCGCGCGCGGGTCGAGGAGCTGGTAAAGCAGCTGCAGGCCCAGATCGTGAGCTTCAACATCGTGGACGACCTCTTTGGCGACCCCATCTACGAGCCCTACGCCATCCACGAAATCGGGGGCTACACCCTGGGCATCATCGGCTCGACCTTTCCATATGTCAAAGTCTCACACCCCGAGGAGTTCTCCGAAGGGCTTTCTTTTGGGATCCGGGAAAACGAGTTGCAAAAATACGTAGACGAGCTGCGAGGCAAAGGCGTGGATGCGGTGGTGCTGCTCTCGCACAACGGCGTGCCGCTGGATCTGGCCCTGGCCGGACGCATCAAGGGCCTCGACCTGATTTTGACCGGCCACACCCACGACTTCACGCCCGCCCCCATTCGGGTGGGCCAAACCTGGCTGGTGGCCGGGGGTTCGGCGGGCAAGGCTGTGGTGCGGGTAGACCTGGAGATGAGGAAAGGCGGGATTGCCGATATACGGGCCAAGACCCTGCCGGTCGCTACCAACCTGATTAAGCCTGACCCTGGGCTCGAGGCCTTCATCCGCGAGGCCTACGCACCGCATCTGGACTACCTCGACCAGGTGCTGGGCACCAGCGAAACCCTGCTGTACAAGCGCGACTCCACCTACTCCACCCTGGACGAGCTGGCCGGTCGGGCGGTTCGGGCGGCCTACCCCGAGGTGGAGGTGGCCTTTAGCACCGGCACCCGCTGGGGTACGGCCATTCTGCCGGGCCAGCCCATCACCATGGATAAAATCCTGGCCTTCACCGGCTTCACCTACCCCGAGGTCTACGTGTTCAAGCTCAAGGGCGATCGCCTGCAGGCCGTGCTGGAAGACGTGGCGGCCAATACCTTCAACCCCGACCCCTTCTACCAGCAAGGGGGCGACATGAGCCGGGTTTTTGGGCTCTCCTACGACCTGGCGGTGAATGCTCCCACCGGCCAGCGCATCCGCAACGTGGCCATCCAGGGCCGTCGCCTGGACCCCAACCGGGAGTACACCCTGGCCTCGTTTGGCGGGCGCCTCCAGCGCAGTGGCACCCTGGTAGAAAAGTACACCCCCCGCCCCATCTACGACCTAATTGCCGAGTATCTCAAGCAGGTCAAAACCGTAAACATCCCCCCACGCCCCAGCATGCGGGTGCTGGATCAACGCTATGTATTGCCCGGATAA
- the soxX gene encoding sulfur oxidation c-type cytochrome SoxX, producing MLLAGLTLSQQSPFQQRVQQAIQSGGSKFAETMKQDPDQALCSQYRDKLPPEQVGAFLERQRALIKYPADGKLMGDWKQGEALFTNPRKGNCYACHTGDPKEAGAGRMGPGLVGYGARGTSEAVVKYTYDKIYNAWASMPCSLMYRAGHHGILTPEETAHVTAFLLDPASPVNAKR from the coding sequence ATGCTGCTGGCGGGGCTGACCCTTTCGCAGCAAAGCCCCTTTCAGCAGCGGGTGCAGCAGGCCATCCAGAGTGGCGGCAGCAAGTTTGCTGAAACCATGAAGCAAGACCCCGACCAAGCCCTGTGTTCGCAGTACCGCGACAAGCTGCCCCCCGAACAGGTAGGGGCTTTCCTCGAGCGCCAGCGGGCCCTGATTAAGTACCCCGCCGACGGCAAGCTGATGGGCGACTGGAAACAGGGCGAGGCCCTTTTCACCAATCCCCGCAAGGGCAACTGCTACGCATGTCATACCGGCGACCCCAAAGAAGCGGGAGCTGGCCGCATGGGGCCGGGGCTGGTGGGGTATGGTGCCCGTGGCACCAGCGAGGCGGTGGTCAAGTACACCTACGACAAGATTTACAACGCCTGGGCTTCCATGCCCTGCTCGCTGATGTACCGGGCCGGTCATCACGGCATCCTGACCCCAGAAGAAACCGCCCACGTGACGGCCTTCCTGCTCGACCCGGCCTCGCCGGTGAATGCCAAGAGGTGA